One genomic window of Anser cygnoides isolate HZ-2024a breed goose chromosome 11, Taihu_goose_T2T_genome, whole genome shotgun sequence includes the following:
- the ASB7 gene encoding ankyrin repeat and SOCS box protein 7 codes for MLHHHCRRNPELQEELQIQAAVAAGDVHTVRKMLEQGYSPNGRDANGWTLLHFSAARGKERCVRVFLEHGADPTVKDLIGGFTALHYAAMHGRARIARLMLESEYRSDIINAKSNDGWTPLHVAAHYGRDSFVRLLLEFKAEVDPLSDKGTTPLQLAIIRERSSCVKILLDHNANIDIQNGFLLRYAVIKSNHSYCRMFLQRGADTNLGRLEDGQTPLHLSALRDDVLCAQMLYNYGADTNTRNYEGQTPLAVSISISGSSRPCLDFLQEVTRQPRNLQDLCRIKIRQCIGLQNLKLLDELPIAKVMKDYLKHKFDDI; via the exons ATGTTACACCATCACTGTCGGAGAAACCCTGAGCTACAGGAAGAGTTGCAGATTCAGGCTGCAGTTGCTGCTGGCGATGTTCACACCGTGCGCAAGATGCTGGAGCAAGGATATTCTCCAAACGGTCGAGATGCCAATGGCTGGACCTTgcttcatttctctgcagcaagagggaaagagagatgtGTCCGTGTTTTTCTTGAACATGGAG ctGATCCCACAGTTAAGGACTTAATTGGAGgcttcactgctctgcattaTGCAGCCATGCATGGCCGAGCGAGGATTGCACGCTTGATGTTGGAATCTGAATATAGAAGTGACATTATTAATGCAAAAAGCAACGATGGTTGGACTCCCCTCCATGTAGCAGCCCACTATGGCAGAGACTCATTTGTCAGGCTCCTGTTGGAGTTCAAGGCTGAGGTTGATCCGCTCAGTGATAAAGGTACCACACCGCTTCAGCTGGCCATTATCCGAGAGAGGTCAAGCTGTGTGAAAATCCTCCTGGATCACAATGCCAACATCGACATTCAAAATGGTTTCCTGTTACGATACGCTGTGATCAAAAGCAATCACTCTTACTGCCGAATGTTCCTTCAGAGAGGGGCGGACACAAACTTGGGTCGCTTGGAAGACGGACAGACGCCCTTACACTTGTCTGCTCTTAGAGATGATGTGCTTTGTGCACAAATGTTATATAATTACGGAGCGGACACTAACACAAGGAACTATGAAGGACAGACCCCACTGGCTGTTTCAATAAGTATTTCTGGAAGTAGCCGACCCTGTCTGGATTTCTTACAAGAAGTGACAA gACAGCCCAGAAACTTGCAAGATCTATGCCGAATTAAAATCCGACAGTGTATAGGCCTTCAAAACCTAAAACTACTTGATGAACTACCCATTGCCAAGGTCATGAAAGACTACTTAAAACACAAATTTGATGATATCTGA